A window from Pagrus major chromosome 4, Pma_NU_1.0 encodes these proteins:
- the arpp19a gene encoding cAMP-regulated phosphoprotein 19a produces MSGDNEETQTAEETSVDEKEVQDKVISPEKAEEAKLKARYPNLGNKPGGSDLLRKRLQKGQKYFDSGDYNMAKAKIKNKQLPTAAPEKTEITGDHIPTPQDLPQRKPSLVASKLAG; encoded by the exons ATGTCGGGGGATAACGAAGAAACGCAGACGGCCGAGGAGACATCGGTGGACGAGAAG GAGGTTCAGGACAAGGTGATCAGTCCTGAGAAGGCGGAGGAGGCCAAACTGAAGGCCAGATACCCAAATTTAGGAAACAAGCCCGGGGGCTCTGATCTGCTCCGCAAACGCCTCCAGAAGGGG CAAAAGTACTTTGACTCTGGCGACTACAACATGGCTAAAGCGAAGATAAAGAACAAGCAGCTGCCGACAGCCGCACCAGAGAAGACCGAGATCACAGGGGACCACATCCCCACCCCCCAGGACCTGCCCCAGAGGAAACCCTCTCTGGTGGCCAGTAAACTGGCAGGCTGA